In the Gossypium arboreum isolate Shixiya-1 chromosome 10, ASM2569848v2, whole genome shotgun sequence genome, one interval contains:
- the LOC108489553 gene encoding mitogen-activated protein kinase 7-like, whose product MATLVEPPNGVKPKGKHYYSMWQTLFEIDTKYVPIKPIGRGAYGIVCSAINRETNEKVAIKKINNVFENRVDALRTLRELKLLRHIRHENVIALKDVMMPIQRIGFKDVYLVYELMDTDLHQIIKSPQPLSNDHCKYFIFQLLRGLKYLHSANILHRDLKPGNLLVNANCDLKICDFGLARTSRGNEQFMTEYVVTRWYRAPELLLCCDNYGTSIDVWSVGCIFAEILGRKPIFPGTECLNQLKLIINVLGSQQEADIQFIDNPKARRYIKSLPYSRGTHFSLLYPQADPLAIDLLQRMLVFDPSKRITVTEALLHPYLLGLYDPRCNPPAQVPIDLEIDENMGESMIREMMWSEMLHYHPEAVSANA is encoded by the exons ATGGCGACGCTTGTGGAGCCACCAAATGGAGTGAAGCCAAAAGGAAAGCATTACTATTCAATGTGGCAAACCCTTTTCGAGATCGACACCAAATATGTTCCAATCAAGCCTATAGGAAGAGGTGCATACGGCATAGTTTGCTCTGCAATCAACAGGGAAACCAACGAGAAAGTGGCTATAAAGAAGATCAACAACGTGTTCGAGAACCGTGTTGATGCTTTGAGAACTTTGAGGGAACTGAAACTTCTCAGACACATTCGACACGAGAACGTGATAGCTTTGAAAGATGTTATGATGCCAATTCAGAGAATTGGTTTTAAGGATGTTTATTTGGTTTATGAGCTTATGGACACCGATTTGCATCAGATTATCAAGTCTCCTCAGCCGCTTTCTAATGATCATTGCAAGTATTTTATTTTTCAG ttgctacGAGGGCTGAAGTACCTCCACTCGGCAAACATCCTTCACCGAGATTTGAAGCCCGGGAACCTTCTTGTCAATGCAAATTGTGACCTGAAGATATGTGATTTTGGGCTGGCTCGAACCAGCAGAGGCAACGAACAATTCATGACAGAGTATGTTGTCACCCGCTGGTACCGTGCACCTGAGCTCCTACTCTGTTGTGATAATTATGGGACCTCCATTGATGTTTGGTCGGTAGGATGCATCTTTGCGGAGATTCTTGGTCGGAAACCAATCTTTCCTGGAACGGAATGCCTCAACCAGCTTAAGCTGATTATCAATGTTCTTGGAAGTCAACAAGAGGCTGACATTCAGTTTATTGATAATCCCAAAGCTCGACGGTACATCAAGTCACTTCCGTACTCTAGGGGTACCCACTTTTCCCTTTTATACCCACAAGCCGATCCATTAGCCATAGATTTGTTGCAAAGGATGCTTGTTTTTGACCCATCAAAGAGAATCACCGTTACAGAAGCACTCCTACATCCATACCTGTTAGGGCTGTATGATCCAAGGTGCAATCCACCTGCTCAAGTCCCAATTGATCTCGAGATAGATGAGAACATGGGAGAATCGATGATCAGGGAGATGATGTGGAGTGAAATGCTTCACTATCACCCAGAGGCTGTATCTGCCAATGCTTAG